The following are encoded together in the Poseidonibacter lekithochrous genome:
- a CDS encoding OmpA family protein has translation MKKVILTSLACASLMLAASNDYKYEITPMVGGAVTEGNTDLEEHFANAGLAIGFNQKDLFFDQFELGFLQSIGDVNYENANRSTSITRLFANIVKYYPINSDLSLYALAGLGYEHFDDEFAGNDSGGFGNYGAGVRLAFSDDIALKFDLRHIIEADHGDNTLLYNFGVAIPFGKIAKAPIVVPMKKAAPIMPPKDSDNDGVIDAKDDCPDTMSGAQVDKVGCITLVNLNINFDTDSSTIKDSYTSKIVEFAKVMKSNTKLRATIEAHTDSVASHAYNQKLSERRAASTVQALKDLDVDPSRLKSVGYGETRPIATNDTVEGKAQNRRVHAVIDK, from the coding sequence ATGAAAAAGGTTATCTTAACATCACTTGCGTGTGCATCCTTAATGCTAGCTGCGAGTAATGATTATAAATATGAAATTACGCCTATGGTTGGAGGTGCAGTAACAGAGGGTAATACTGATTTAGAAGAACACTTTGCTAATGCTGGACTTGCTATAGGGTTTAACCAAAAAGACTTATTTTTCGATCAATTCGAATTAGGTTTCTTACAATCAATTGGTGACGTTAATTATGAAAATGCTAATAGAAGTACTTCTATTACAAGACTTTTCGCAAATATCGTAAAATACTATCCAATTAACTCAGACCTATCACTTTACGCACTAGCTGGTTTAGGATATGAGCACTTTGATGATGAATTCGCTGGAAATGATAGCGGTGGATTTGGGAACTATGGTGCTGGTGTTAGACTTGCATTTTCTGACGATATAGCTTTAAAATTTGATTTAAGACATATTATTGAAGCAGATCATGGAGACAACACATTACTATACAACTTTGGTGTTGCAATTCCTTTTGGGAAAATTGCTAAAGCTCCTATTGTAGTTCCAATGAAAAAAGCAGCTCCTATTATGCCACCTAAAGACTCTGATAACGATGGAGTTATAGATGCAAAAGATGATTGTCCAGACACAATGTCAGGTGCACAAGTTGATAAAGTTGGATGTATAACATTAGTTAATCTAAATATTAATTTTGATACTGATTCATCAACAATTAAAGATTCATATACTTCAAAAATAGTTGAATTTGCAAAAGTTATGAAAAGTAATACTAAATTAAGAGCAACTATTGAAGCACATACAGATTCAGTTGCATCACATGCATACAATCAAAAACTATCAGAAAGAAGAGCCGCTTCAACGGTACAAGCTTTAAAAGATTTAGATGTTGATCCTTCAAGATTAAAATCAGTTGGATATGGTGAAACAAGACCAATTGCAACAAATGATACAGTAGAAGGAAAAGCTCAAAACAGAAGAGTTCATGCAGTAATTGATAAATAA